Proteins from a genomic interval of Oncorhynchus kisutch isolate 150728-3 linkage group LG28, Okis_V2, whole genome shotgun sequence:
- the LOC109872654 gene encoding solute carrier family 13 member 5-like isoform X2, producing the protein MVSSLQAMWIFKDGVILFCTPFLLLPLPLLIGTTEAGCAYVIALMAVYWCTEVLPLAVTALLPAVLFPLFGIMESKQVCMQYLKDTNMLFVGGLMMAVAVEKWNLHKRIALRVLLIVGMRPALLMLGFMGVTAFLSMWISNTATTAMMVPIVQAVLEQLNGPRKGEDPLPTPQSQENGTTPEENLENSSTPQDTLMIQDNHIPLEKLASEDKLDSPDKPVPQDNSLTDGKPVMVSMVLKEGTEAEEQVGEEEEEKERMKMCKGLTLCVCYAASIGGTATLTGTGPNLVLTGQMSQLFPQNGDVINFASWFAFAFPTMLLMLTLAWLWLQLVFIGFNLKRTWGCGAVQSEKEFAAYDLIREEHRRLGPMSYGELSVLGLFILLVVLWFTRSPGFIDGWATHVFNAKAPFVTDATVAVFVAMLLFVLPSEPPRYLCFWRTQRFDTEPQPTRGPAPALLTWQVTQRKMPWSIVLLLGGGFALAKGSEVSGLSRWLGDQMMPLCSVPPWAIAVILCLLIATFTECASNVATATLFLPILASMSQSIGLNPLYVMVPCTLSASFAFMLPVATPPNAIVFSYGYLKVSDMAKMGIVMNIIGILCITLAINSWGRAMFNLDTFPSWANTTANITTGGGGGK; encoded by the exons ATGGTGTCCTCGCTCCAGGCGATGTGGATTTTCAAGGATGGGGTGATTCTGTTCTGCACaccgttcctcctcctcccactacctCTGCTGATCGGAACCACG GAGGCAGGCTGTGCCTATGTGATAGCCCTGATGGCAGTGTACTGGTGTACTGAGGTACTGCCGCTGGCTGTGACTGCTCTCCTGCCCGCTGTCCTCTTCCCTTTGTTTGGCATCATGGAGTCCAAGCAG GTGTGTATGCAGTACCTGAAGGACACCAACATGCTGTTTGTTGGCGGGCTAATGATGGCTGTTGCCGTGGAGAAGTGGAATCTTCACAAGCGCATCGCCCTCAGAGTTCTACTCATTGTGGGGATGCGGCCTGCCCT TCTGATGCTAGGGTTCATGGGTGTGACAGCCTTCCTGTCCATGTGGATCAGTAACACAGCCACCACAGCTATGATGGTCCCCATTGTCCAGGCCGTCCTGGAGCAGCTCAACGGCCCACGAAAGGGGGAGGACCCCCTGCCCACCCCTCAGAGCCAGGAGAATGGTACGACTCCTGAGGAAAATCTGGAGAACAGTTCGACCCCACAGGACACACTTATGATCCAGGACAATCACATCCCACTGGAGAAACTAGCCTCAGAAGATAAACTGGACTCCCCAGACAAACCAGTTCCTCAGGACAACTCTCTGACTGATGGGAAGCCAG TGATGGTGTCCATGGTCTTGAAGGAAGGGACTGAAGCAGAGGAGCAGgttggggaggaagaggaggagaaggagaggatgaagaTGTGTAAAGGCCtgacgttgtgtgtgtgttacgctgCCAGCATCGGCGGCACTGCCACTCTAACTGGCACCGGACCCAACCTTGTCCTCACAGGGCAGATGAGCCA ACTCTTCCCTCAGAACGGTGACGTCATTAACTTTGCCTCATGGTTCGCCTTTGCCTTCCCCACCATGCTGCTGATGCTGACGCTGGCCTGGCTCTGGCTCCAGCTCGTCTTCATCGGCTTCAA tctGAAGCGTACATGGGGATGTGGTGCTGTGCAGTCAGAGAAGGAGTTTGCGGCATATGATTTGATCCGTGAGGAGCATCGTCGTCTGGGGCCCATGTCTTATGGAGAGCTGAGTGTCCTGGGGCTCTTCATCCTGCTGGTGGTGCTTTGGTTCACACGAAGCCCAGGCTTCATCGATGGATGGGCAACCCACGTCTTCAATGCCAAAGCACC gttTGTAACTGATGCCACAGTGGCGGTGTTTGTTGCCATGCTGCTGTTCGTCTTGCCCTCTGAGCCCCCCCGCTACCTCTGCTTCTGGAGAACACAGAGATTTGACACAG AGCCCCAGCCCACCCGCGGCCCCGCCCCTGCCCTGCTGACCTGGCAGGTGACCCAGAGGAAGATGCCCTGGAGCATTGTACTGTTGCTAGGAGGAGGCTTCGCACTGGCTAAGGGcagcgag GTGTCTGGTCTGTCGCGGTGGCTGGGTGATCAGATGATGCCTCTCTGCTCCGTCCCTCCCTGGGCCATCGCTGTCAtcctctgtctcctcatcgccACCTTCACTGAGTGTGCCAGCAACGTGGCTACCGCTACACTCTTCCTGCCCATCCTCGCCTCCATG TCCCAGTCCATAGGGTTGAACCCACTGTATGTGATGGTACCCTGCACCCTCAGTGCATCCTTTGCCTTCATGCTGCCTGTGGCCACGCCTCCTAATGCCATCGTGTTCTCTTATGGATACCTGAAGGTGTCagacatg gCTAAAATGGGTATAGTGATGAACATCATCGGGATCCTGTGCATCACTCTGGCCATTAACAGCTGGGGTAGAGCTATGTTCAACCTGGACACCTTCCCCTCCTGGGCCAACACCACCGCGAACATCactacaggaggaggaggggggaaatGA
- the LOC109872654 gene encoding solute carrier family 13 member 5-like isoform X1 produces MVSSLQAMWIFKDGVILFCTPFLLLPLPLLIGTTEAGCAYVIALMAVYWCTEVLPLAVTALLPAVLFPLFGIMESKQVRFPHTRTNTHAHTQRQSLTCVYQVCMQYLKDTNMLFVGGLMMAVAVEKWNLHKRIALRVLLIVGMRPALLMLGFMGVTAFLSMWISNTATTAMMVPIVQAVLEQLNGPRKGEDPLPTPQSQENGTTPEENLENSSTPQDTLMIQDNHIPLEKLASEDKLDSPDKPVPQDNSLTDGKPVMVSMVLKEGTEAEEQVGEEEEEKERMKMCKGLTLCVCYAASIGGTATLTGTGPNLVLTGQMSQLFPQNGDVINFASWFAFAFPTMLLMLTLAWLWLQLVFIGFNLKRTWGCGAVQSEKEFAAYDLIREEHRRLGPMSYGELSVLGLFILLVVLWFTRSPGFIDGWATHVFNAKAPFVTDATVAVFVAMLLFVLPSEPPRYLCFWRTQRFDTEPQPTRGPAPALLTWQVTQRKMPWSIVLLLGGGFALAKGSEVSGLSRWLGDQMMPLCSVPPWAIAVILCLLIATFTECASNVATATLFLPILASMSQSIGLNPLYVMVPCTLSASFAFMLPVATPPNAIVFSYGYLKVSDMAKMGIVMNIIGILCITLAINSWGRAMFNLDTFPSWANTTANITTGGGGGK; encoded by the exons ATGGTGTCCTCGCTCCAGGCGATGTGGATTTTCAAGGATGGGGTGATTCTGTTCTGCACaccgttcctcctcctcccactacctCTGCTGATCGGAACCACG GAGGCAGGCTGTGCCTATGTGATAGCCCTGATGGCAGTGTACTGGTGTACTGAGGTACTGCCGCTGGCTGTGACTGCTCTCCTGCCCGCTGTCCTCTTCCCTTTGTTTGGCATCATGGAGTCCAAGCAGGTACGCTTCcctcacacacgcacaaacacacatgctcacactcaAAGACAATCTCTCACGTGTGTGTATCAGGTGTGTATGCAGTACCTGAAGGACACCAACATGCTGTTTGTTGGCGGGCTAATGATGGCTGTTGCCGTGGAGAAGTGGAATCTTCACAAGCGCATCGCCCTCAGAGTTCTACTCATTGTGGGGATGCGGCCTGCCCT TCTGATGCTAGGGTTCATGGGTGTGACAGCCTTCCTGTCCATGTGGATCAGTAACACAGCCACCACAGCTATGATGGTCCCCATTGTCCAGGCCGTCCTGGAGCAGCTCAACGGCCCACGAAAGGGGGAGGACCCCCTGCCCACCCCTCAGAGCCAGGAGAATGGTACGACTCCTGAGGAAAATCTGGAGAACAGTTCGACCCCACAGGACACACTTATGATCCAGGACAATCACATCCCACTGGAGAAACTAGCCTCAGAAGATAAACTGGACTCCCCAGACAAACCAGTTCCTCAGGACAACTCTCTGACTGATGGGAAGCCAG TGATGGTGTCCATGGTCTTGAAGGAAGGGACTGAAGCAGAGGAGCAGgttggggaggaagaggaggagaaggagaggatgaagaTGTGTAAAGGCCtgacgttgtgtgtgtgttacgctgCCAGCATCGGCGGCACTGCCACTCTAACTGGCACCGGACCCAACCTTGTCCTCACAGGGCAGATGAGCCA ACTCTTCCCTCAGAACGGTGACGTCATTAACTTTGCCTCATGGTTCGCCTTTGCCTTCCCCACCATGCTGCTGATGCTGACGCTGGCCTGGCTCTGGCTCCAGCTCGTCTTCATCGGCTTCAA tctGAAGCGTACATGGGGATGTGGTGCTGTGCAGTCAGAGAAGGAGTTTGCGGCATATGATTTGATCCGTGAGGAGCATCGTCGTCTGGGGCCCATGTCTTATGGAGAGCTGAGTGTCCTGGGGCTCTTCATCCTGCTGGTGGTGCTTTGGTTCACACGAAGCCCAGGCTTCATCGATGGATGGGCAACCCACGTCTTCAATGCCAAAGCACC gttTGTAACTGATGCCACAGTGGCGGTGTTTGTTGCCATGCTGCTGTTCGTCTTGCCCTCTGAGCCCCCCCGCTACCTCTGCTTCTGGAGAACACAGAGATTTGACACAG AGCCCCAGCCCACCCGCGGCCCCGCCCCTGCCCTGCTGACCTGGCAGGTGACCCAGAGGAAGATGCCCTGGAGCATTGTACTGTTGCTAGGAGGAGGCTTCGCACTGGCTAAGGGcagcgag GTGTCTGGTCTGTCGCGGTGGCTGGGTGATCAGATGATGCCTCTCTGCTCCGTCCCTCCCTGGGCCATCGCTGTCAtcctctgtctcctcatcgccACCTTCACTGAGTGTGCCAGCAACGTGGCTACCGCTACACTCTTCCTGCCCATCCTCGCCTCCATG TCCCAGTCCATAGGGTTGAACCCACTGTATGTGATGGTACCCTGCACCCTCAGTGCATCCTTTGCCTTCATGCTGCCTGTGGCCACGCCTCCTAATGCCATCGTGTTCTCTTATGGATACCTGAAGGTGTCagacatg gCTAAAATGGGTATAGTGATGAACATCATCGGGATCCTGTGCATCACTCTGGCCATTAACAGCTGGGGTAGAGCTATGTTCAACCTGGACACCTTCCCCTCCTGGGCCAACACCACCGCGAACATCactacaggaggaggaggggggaaatGA
- the LOC109872652 gene encoding alpha-2-antiplasmin isoform X1 produces the protein MMRERASCRDMKLHLPVLLLLCLCWLGLTDETGTVATEYHSCGEQVLSQEARWSVGGAVERLGRQLLDSLQTGPEQPNVIISPLSVALALAQLTLGARNETQKLLLSSLHAHTVPCYHESLGSLLQHLTNTSLQVATRMYLRPEFEVYQSFVAESMRSYKSEPAPLISVEDVNQWVEDATKGHMTNFLTSIPHDVVLMLINAVHFKGEWEARFDPQLTQKDVFYLDNKNFVHVDMMRSAKYPLSLLEDGELGAQVARFPFKGNTSFLVVMPLPGRGNVSSLVAKLNISDLYRRLPQERTMQVQLPKFTLQYRQELQEALTSMGLGSLFSSPNLSGVSAVPLQVSSMRHACGVELSEEGAEASAATSITIMRSVPIFSVNSPFLFALVDHASLAPIFLGTVTNPAPDASPIQIDSPLGDDPNGNRTQSDSSHSNSNVQNDGPHSNNNVQSDSPHSSNNVQSDQPQSERMQCGVPVGGEEQQQPLNEVEGNPNAQVEGLGSSSCANPSHTVPS, from the exons ATGATGAGGGAAAGG GCTAGCTGTCGGGATATGAAGCTGCATCTGCCTGTACTCTTGCTGCTCTGCCTCTGTTGGCTGGGACTGACT gatGAGACTGGTACGGTAgctactgagtaccactcttgcGGGGAGCAGGTGCTCAGCCAGGAGGCCCGGTGGTCAGTAGGGGGTGCTGTAGAGAGACTGGGCAGGCAGCTACTGGACAGCCTGCAGACAGGGCCAGAGCAGCCCAACGTCATCATATCACCCCTCAGCGTGGCCCTTGCACTAGCACAGCTCACACTGG GAGCTCGTAACGAGACACAGAAGTTGCTGCTAAGTTCTCTACACGCCCACACTGTGCCCTGCTACCATGAATCCCTGGGCAGCCTGCTCCAACACCTCACCAACACCTCCCTACAGGTGGCTACACGCATGTACCTGCGCCcag agtTTGAGGTGTACCAGTCCTTTGTTGCAGAATCCATGCGTAGCTACAAATCAGAGCCTGCCCCCTTGATCTCAGTAGAAGATGTCAACCAATGGGTGGAAGACGCCACCAAAGGTCACATGACCAATTTCCTGACCAGTATTCCGCATGATGTGGTGCTCATGCTGATCAATGCTGTGCATTTCAAAG GTGAGTGGGAGGCTCGCTTCGACCCTCAGCTCACACAGAAGGATGTCTTCTACCTGGACAATAAGAACTTTGTCCATGTAGACATGATGCGGTCAGCCAAGTATCCACTGAGCCTGTTAGAAGATGGGGAGCTTGGGGCTCAG GTTGCACGTTTTCCATTTAAGGGAAACACCAGCTTTCTGGTAGTGATGCCGTTGCCAGGAAGAGGAAACGTGTCATCGCTGGTGGCCAAGCTGAATATCTCTGACCTGTACAGACGTCTACCTCAGGAGAGGACCATGCAGGTCCAACTGCCCAAGTTCACCCTGCAGTACCGCCAAGAGCTACAGGAGGCGCTGACCAGCATGG gtctgggCTCTTTGTTCTCTAGTCCTAATCTATCCGGTGTCTCAGCGGTTCCTCTGCAGGTGTCCAGCATGCGTCACGCCTGCGGGGTGGAGTTGAGTGAGGAGGGGGCCGAAGCATCTGCAGCCACCTCCATCACCATCATGCGCTCTGTTCCCATCTTTTCTGTAAACTCCCCCTTCCTGTTCGCCCTGGTAGACCACGCCTCCCTCGCTCCAATCTTCCTGGGCACCGTCACTAACCCAGCCCCTGACGCCAGCCCTATTCAGATCGACAGTCCCCTCGGCGATGATCCCAATGGCAACAGGACCCAAAGTGACAGCTCTCATAGCAATAGCAATGTACAGAACGATGGTCCCCATAGTAACAACAACGTACAGAGCGACAGTCCCCATAGCAGTAACAACGTACAGAGTGACCAGCCACAAAGTGAGAGAATGCAGTGTGGCGTCCCTGTCGGGGGGGAGGAGCAACAACAGCCCCTGAATGAAGTAGAGGGAAACCCCAATGCCCAAGTGGAGGGGCTAGGATCTAGTTCCTGTGCCAATCCCTCTCATACAGTTCCTTCCTAA
- the LOC109872652 gene encoding alpha-2-antiplasmin isoform X2, whose product MKLHLPVLLLLCLCWLGLTDETGTVATEYHSCGEQVLSQEARWSVGGAVERLGRQLLDSLQTGPEQPNVIISPLSVALALAQLTLGARNETQKLLLSSLHAHTVPCYHESLGSLLQHLTNTSLQVATRMYLRPEFEVYQSFVAESMRSYKSEPAPLISVEDVNQWVEDATKGHMTNFLTSIPHDVVLMLINAVHFKGEWEARFDPQLTQKDVFYLDNKNFVHVDMMRSAKYPLSLLEDGELGAQVARFPFKGNTSFLVVMPLPGRGNVSSLVAKLNISDLYRRLPQERTMQVQLPKFTLQYRQELQEALTSMGLGSLFSSPNLSGVSAVPLQVSSMRHACGVELSEEGAEASAATSITIMRSVPIFSVNSPFLFALVDHASLAPIFLGTVTNPAPDASPIQIDSPLGDDPNGNRTQSDSSHSNSNVQNDGPHSNNNVQSDSPHSSNNVQSDQPQSERMQCGVPVGGEEQQQPLNEVEGNPNAQVEGLGSSSCANPSHTVPS is encoded by the exons ATGAAGCTGCATCTGCCTGTACTCTTGCTGCTCTGCCTCTGTTGGCTGGGACTGACT gatGAGACTGGTACGGTAgctactgagtaccactcttgcGGGGAGCAGGTGCTCAGCCAGGAGGCCCGGTGGTCAGTAGGGGGTGCTGTAGAGAGACTGGGCAGGCAGCTACTGGACAGCCTGCAGACAGGGCCAGAGCAGCCCAACGTCATCATATCACCCCTCAGCGTGGCCCTTGCACTAGCACAGCTCACACTGG GAGCTCGTAACGAGACACAGAAGTTGCTGCTAAGTTCTCTACACGCCCACACTGTGCCCTGCTACCATGAATCCCTGGGCAGCCTGCTCCAACACCTCACCAACACCTCCCTACAGGTGGCTACACGCATGTACCTGCGCCcag agtTTGAGGTGTACCAGTCCTTTGTTGCAGAATCCATGCGTAGCTACAAATCAGAGCCTGCCCCCTTGATCTCAGTAGAAGATGTCAACCAATGGGTGGAAGACGCCACCAAAGGTCACATGACCAATTTCCTGACCAGTATTCCGCATGATGTGGTGCTCATGCTGATCAATGCTGTGCATTTCAAAG GTGAGTGGGAGGCTCGCTTCGACCCTCAGCTCACACAGAAGGATGTCTTCTACCTGGACAATAAGAACTTTGTCCATGTAGACATGATGCGGTCAGCCAAGTATCCACTGAGCCTGTTAGAAGATGGGGAGCTTGGGGCTCAG GTTGCACGTTTTCCATTTAAGGGAAACACCAGCTTTCTGGTAGTGATGCCGTTGCCAGGAAGAGGAAACGTGTCATCGCTGGTGGCCAAGCTGAATATCTCTGACCTGTACAGACGTCTACCTCAGGAGAGGACCATGCAGGTCCAACTGCCCAAGTTCACCCTGCAGTACCGCCAAGAGCTACAGGAGGCGCTGACCAGCATGG gtctgggCTCTTTGTTCTCTAGTCCTAATCTATCCGGTGTCTCAGCGGTTCCTCTGCAGGTGTCCAGCATGCGTCACGCCTGCGGGGTGGAGTTGAGTGAGGAGGGGGCCGAAGCATCTGCAGCCACCTCCATCACCATCATGCGCTCTGTTCCCATCTTTTCTGTAAACTCCCCCTTCCTGTTCGCCCTGGTAGACCACGCCTCCCTCGCTCCAATCTTCCTGGGCACCGTCACTAACCCAGCCCCTGACGCCAGCCCTATTCAGATCGACAGTCCCCTCGGCGATGATCCCAATGGCAACAGGACCCAAAGTGACAGCTCTCATAGCAATAGCAATGTACAGAACGATGGTCCCCATAGTAACAACAACGTACAGAGCGACAGTCCCCATAGCAGTAACAACGTACAGAGTGACCAGCCACAAAGTGAGAGAATGCAGTGTGGCGTCCCTGTCGGGGGGGAGGAGCAACAACAGCCCCTGAATGAAGTAGAGGGAAACCCCAATGCCCAAGTGGAGGGGCTAGGATCTAGTTCCTGTGCCAATCCCTCTCATACAGTTCCTTCCTAA